Proteins encoded in a region of the Xylocopa sonorina isolate GNS202 chromosome 11, iyXylSono1_principal, whole genome shotgun sequence genome:
- the LOC143429366 gene encoding ubiquitin-conjugating enzyme E2 S: MAAVSSISNVENLSPQIIRRVAKEMSELTAQPPEGIRVILNEEDVTDIQAIIEGPSGTPYAGGFFRVKLALGKDFPQGPPKAFFLTKIFHPNVAKNGEICVNTLKKDWKSDLGIKHILLTVKCLLIVPNAESALNEEAGKLLLERYDDYSERAKMMTEIHAQGGGKGSKAGLESCTSSEVGGPLPKKHAGDKKLSAEKKKILKDKKRTLKRL, encoded by the exons ATGGCTGCTGTGAGTTCT ATATCAAATGTCGAAAACCTCTCACCACAAATTATTAGGCGTGTTGCCAAAGAAATGAGCGAATTAACAGCACAACCACCCGAGGGTATTCGTGTTATTTTGAATGAGGAAGATGTAACTGACATCCAAGCTATCATAGAAGGACCCT CGGGAACGCCATATGCTGGCGGTTTCTTCAGAGTAAAATTAGCTCTTGGCAAAGACTTTCCACAAGGACCACCGAAGGCATTTTTCCTTACAAAAATTTTTCATCCAAACGTTGCGAAAAATGGTGAAATTTGTGTCAATACTTTAAAGAAGGATTGGAAATCAGATCTCGGAATTAAACACATATTATTA ACTGTAAAATGTCTTTTAATAGTGCCAAATGCAGAATCTGCTTTAAATGAAGAAGCTGGTAAATTACTTCTAGAAAGGTACGATGATTATTCAGAAAGAGCAAAAATGATGACAGAAATACATGCACAG GGAGGTGGAAAAGGCAGCAAAGCAGGTCTGGAAAGTTGTACTTCCTCTGAAGTCGGAGGACCTCTCCCAAAAAAACATGCAGGAGATAAAAAACTATcagcggaaaagaaaaaaatattaaaagacaAGAAGAGGACACTGAAaagattataa